A window from Festucalex cinctus isolate MCC-2025b chromosome 12, RoL_Fcin_1.0, whole genome shotgun sequence encodes these proteins:
- the dkc1 gene encoding H/ACA ribonucleoprotein complex subunit DKC1 isoform X1 → MADVEAWSKKKKKSKKMAEDVGEIQESGDFLIKPELVVPMLDTSQWPLLLKNFDKLNVRTAHYTPLASGSNPLKRNIQDYIKSGFINLDKPANPSSHEVVAWIRRILRVEKTGHSGTLDPKVTGCLIVCVDRATRLVKSQQSAGKEYVGIVRLHNAIENEHALARAMETLTGALFQRPPLIAAVKRQLRVRTVYESKLVEYDADRRLGIFWVSCEAGTYIRTLCVHLGLLLGVGAQMQELRRVRSGVMGEKDNLVTMHDILDAQWQFDHNKDESYLRRVIFPLEKLLVSHKRLVMKDSAVNAICYGAKIMLPGVLRYEDGIEVNQDIVVITTKGEAICTAVALMTTAVISTCDHGVVAKIKRVIMERDTYPRKWGLGPKASQKKIMIQKGLLDKHGKPNGSTPETWKAGYVDYSATTPATKESETPGTSAKRKRETADSEVEATSAAETPKEKKKKKKEKRTKMDDESKTEDAATMAEPQVEFESIKKKKKKKKAKDDNDEASE, encoded by the exons GAAATCCAGGAGAGTGGCGACTTCCTCATCAAGCCCGAACTTGTCGTGCCCATGTTGGACACGTCCCAGTGGCCCCTCCTCCTCAAG AACTTCGACAAGTTGAACGTGCGCACGGCTCACTACACGCCGCTCGCCAGCGGGAGCAACCCGCTCAAGCGGAACATCCAGGATTACATCAA gTCGGGCTTCATCAACCTGGACAAGCCTGCCAACCCGTCGTCGCACGAGGTGGTGGCGTGGATCCGCCGCATCCTGCGCGTGGAGAAGACGGGCCACAGCGGCACCCTGGACCCCAAAGTCACCGGCTGCCTCATCGTCTGCGTGGACCGGGCCACGCGATTGGTGAAATCCCAGCAGAGTGCGG GGAAAGAGTATGTGGGGATCGTTCGGCTGCACAACGCCATCGAAAACGAACACGCGTTGGCTAGA GCGATGGAGACGCTGACGGGCGCCCTGTTCCAGCGGCCGCCGCTCATCGCCGCCGTCAAGCGGCAGCTGCGCGTGCGAACGGTCTACGAGAGCAAACTGGTGGAGTACGACGCAGACAGGAGGCTCG GAATCTTCTGGGTCAGCTGCGAGGCGGGAACGTACATCAGGACGTTGTGCGTCCACCTGGGCCTGCTGCTGGGGGTGGGCGCGCAGATGCAGGAGCTGCGCAGGGTCCGATCCGGAGTTATGGGGGAGAAG gacaACCTCGTGACGATGCACGATATCCTGGACGCGCAGTGGCAGTTTGACCACAACAAAGACGAGTCGTATCTGCGGCGAGTCATCTTCCCGCTGGAGAAGCTTCTGGTGTCGCACAAGCGCCTGGTGATGAAGGACAGCGCA GTCAACGCCATCTGCTACGGTGCCAAGATCATGCTGCCGGGCGTCCTCCGCTACGAGGACGGAATCGAAGTCAACCAGGACATCGTGGTCATCACCACCAAGGGGGAGGCCATCTGCACGG CCGTGGCCCTGATGACGACGGCGGTCATCTCCACGTGCGATCACGGCGTGGTGGCCAAAATCAAGCGCGTCATCATGGAGAGAGACACCTACCCAAGGAAGTGGGGACTCGGACCCAAG gCGAGTCAGAAGAAGATAATGATCCAGAAAGGACTTCTGGACAAGCACGGGAAACCCAATGGAAGCACGCCCGAAACGTGGAAGGCGGGCTACGTGGACTacag TGCCACCACCCCTGCCACCAAGGAGTCGGAAACTCCCGGCACGTCAgccaag AGGAAGAGGGAGACGGCGGACAGCGAAGTAGAAGCCACGTCGGCCGCTGAGACGCCcaaagagaaaaagaagaagaaaaaggagaagcGCACCAAGATGGACGATGAAAGCAAAACGGAGGATGCGGCGACAATGGCCGAGCCGCAAGTCGAG TTTGAAAGtatcaaaaagaagaaaaagaagaagaaagccaaaGACGACAACGATGAAGCCTCCGAGTGA
- the dkc1 gene encoding H/ACA ribonucleoprotein complex subunit DKC1 isoform X2: MAEDVGEIQESGDFLIKPELVVPMLDTSQWPLLLKNFDKLNVRTAHYTPLASGSNPLKRNIQDYIKSGFINLDKPANPSSHEVVAWIRRILRVEKTGHSGTLDPKVTGCLIVCVDRATRLVKSQQSAGKEYVGIVRLHNAIENEHALARAMETLTGALFQRPPLIAAVKRQLRVRTVYESKLVEYDADRRLGIFWVSCEAGTYIRTLCVHLGLLLGVGAQMQELRRVRSGVMGEKDNLVTMHDILDAQWQFDHNKDESYLRRVIFPLEKLLVSHKRLVMKDSAVNAICYGAKIMLPGVLRYEDGIEVNQDIVVITTKGEAICTAVALMTTAVISTCDHGVVAKIKRVIMERDTYPRKWGLGPKASQKKIMIQKGLLDKHGKPNGSTPETWKAGYVDYSATTPATKESETPGTSAKRKRETADSEVEATSAAETPKEKKKKKKEKRTKMDDESKTEDAATMAEPQVEFESIKKKKKKKKAKDDNDEASE, translated from the exons GAAATCCAGGAGAGTGGCGACTTCCTCATCAAGCCCGAACTTGTCGTGCCCATGTTGGACACGTCCCAGTGGCCCCTCCTCCTCAAG AACTTCGACAAGTTGAACGTGCGCACGGCTCACTACACGCCGCTCGCCAGCGGGAGCAACCCGCTCAAGCGGAACATCCAGGATTACATCAA gTCGGGCTTCATCAACCTGGACAAGCCTGCCAACCCGTCGTCGCACGAGGTGGTGGCGTGGATCCGCCGCATCCTGCGCGTGGAGAAGACGGGCCACAGCGGCACCCTGGACCCCAAAGTCACCGGCTGCCTCATCGTCTGCGTGGACCGGGCCACGCGATTGGTGAAATCCCAGCAGAGTGCGG GGAAAGAGTATGTGGGGATCGTTCGGCTGCACAACGCCATCGAAAACGAACACGCGTTGGCTAGA GCGATGGAGACGCTGACGGGCGCCCTGTTCCAGCGGCCGCCGCTCATCGCCGCCGTCAAGCGGCAGCTGCGCGTGCGAACGGTCTACGAGAGCAAACTGGTGGAGTACGACGCAGACAGGAGGCTCG GAATCTTCTGGGTCAGCTGCGAGGCGGGAACGTACATCAGGACGTTGTGCGTCCACCTGGGCCTGCTGCTGGGGGTGGGCGCGCAGATGCAGGAGCTGCGCAGGGTCCGATCCGGAGTTATGGGGGAGAAG gacaACCTCGTGACGATGCACGATATCCTGGACGCGCAGTGGCAGTTTGACCACAACAAAGACGAGTCGTATCTGCGGCGAGTCATCTTCCCGCTGGAGAAGCTTCTGGTGTCGCACAAGCGCCTGGTGATGAAGGACAGCGCA GTCAACGCCATCTGCTACGGTGCCAAGATCATGCTGCCGGGCGTCCTCCGCTACGAGGACGGAATCGAAGTCAACCAGGACATCGTGGTCATCACCACCAAGGGGGAGGCCATCTGCACGG CCGTGGCCCTGATGACGACGGCGGTCATCTCCACGTGCGATCACGGCGTGGTGGCCAAAATCAAGCGCGTCATCATGGAGAGAGACACCTACCCAAGGAAGTGGGGACTCGGACCCAAG gCGAGTCAGAAGAAGATAATGATCCAGAAAGGACTTCTGGACAAGCACGGGAAACCCAATGGAAGCACGCCCGAAACGTGGAAGGCGGGCTACGTGGACTacag TGCCACCACCCCTGCCACCAAGGAGTCGGAAACTCCCGGCACGTCAgccaag AGGAAGAGGGAGACGGCGGACAGCGAAGTAGAAGCCACGTCGGCCGCTGAGACGCCcaaagagaaaaagaagaagaaaaaggagaagcGCACCAAGATGGACGATGAAAGCAAAACGGAGGATGCGGCGACAATGGCCGAGCCGCAAGTCGAG TTTGAAAGtatcaaaaagaagaaaaagaagaagaaagccaaaGACGACAACGATGAAGCCTCCGAGTGA